The Kribbella shirazensis genomic interval CCGGCATGCCCCACTGCTGCCGAAGATCCTCGACCACGTCGTACGCCGCGGTCGCTGTCCGTCCACCAATGACGGCAGACTGACGCCGTCTTATGGCGTCATCCGAGGACTTGACGTTCTCGAGCTTCGCGAACTCCGGACCCATCGCGGCCTCGATCCGCCGCACTGCCTCAGCCCGCTGCTCGGGCGGCATCAAGCCGGGTAGATCGCTGTTGTCGTAGATCATCTCAGCGGCAGCCCGAAACTTCTGATCGGCCGTGACGATCGCCATCCGGCGGACGACCTCGTCACTGGTCAGGCCGCCCTGAGAGTTGCGCGCAATCGAGTTGGCCAGAGTCTCGGCCGCGGGCACGTACCGCTTGTACGCCATGGCGGCATCGGCTTGCTTGATACCCGGAGCGATCTCTTCGAGGCCCAGATCATCGATGTACGCGTTCAGTTGCTGCTGGCTGTAGAGCTCGGTGAAACTTTCTTCGACCTGTTTGACGCCGGGCTTGTTCGCGAAAGCCTGCTGAGCCTGCGCATGCTGGGTGCCCTCCCCGGCGAGCATGTGCGTGTTCTCGTGCAGGACTGTCTTCAGCGCCTCGCGATAGCTCTGAAGAGTTTTCGGGTCCTGGCTGTAGTGCCGTGCATTCTGGAACATTTCCTCGAGCGGTTCGACGACCCGCGCTCGGTTGTACTCGATCGTGTGGTCCCAGCGCGCGACACCGTTGACGTCCCGCTTCGGGTCGGTCTCGGCCAGCTGGCCGTCCCAGGAGGAATGGTGCGCCCCGGAGATCCGGACAGCAGCCCGCGCCTGCTGATCCATCAACTCCCGATAGCTGGTGACCTTCATCAGGCGTCGGGACGCAAGGCCAGGATCAGCATGTAAAGAGACTCGTTCAGAGCGAGGATCGCGGTTCGCTCCGAGGGATCGGCCGTCTGGGCGATTCGCGAGATTTCGGCCATGCCTGCCTCCGCGCGGGCAATGCGCTCCTCGTCGGTGCCGCCATCCGCACTGGCGAGTGCGTGTGCGCGCTCTGCCTCCGCCATCGCAGGCGAGGCCGCCGGCTGTTCGTCGTACCCGAGGATGTCATCGAGCATGGCGATGCCGTTGCCGGCTCTCCGGCGATCGGCGACATCGGCCAGGCCGCCGGCCAGAACGCGCAAACGCTCGATCTCGCGGGCGAGCGCGTCCGTGGGCAACTCGTCCGCGATACCCAGAACCCGCCGGTACTCCGCGTCGAAGTCGTCGTAGTTCATGTCCCCGTCTCCAACAGTTGGTCGAACCTGTGAACCTACCCGTTCAGGTGGGCCGGAGCCGGTGGGTGAGCGTGCCGCAGGATGTGCCCACCCCTTCGTCGGCTACTCCGCGGTTTGGGCAAGATGGTCTGCTGCGACGAGCCGCAGGGCACCTGCCAGCATCCGGAGCGTGTGCTCCATGGATCCGATCGCGGCCTTCTCGTCCGGAGTGGCGTTCTGGATGCGCATCAGAGCCTGGATGCCTTGCTCGGCGCGGGCGAGGCGTTCGGCCGGCGTACCGTCGTTGCGGTCGGCTTCGGCGTATGCCTTGCGGGCTTGCAGGATGTTCTCCGTCGGCGGTTCACCAGGACCCTGGGCGAGAACATACTCGATTCCTGAGACTTCCAGGAGCGCGTCTTCTCGGTCGTCCTCGTCGTCGATCTGGGCAGCCAGCACACGAAGCCGCGCGACATCCGCTGTCAGGTCCCGGCCTCCGCGGCCGTTGAGGATCACCTCTGACACCCGCTTGTACTCGGCCTCGAACTCGGCGTACTCCATCTCGCGTCTCCTGGGGTGCGGTGCAGTCCTCTGAATTTACCTGTCGGGGGCGCCGCAGGAGGTTCGGATTTTGAGGGTGGGGAGGAGGCTCAGGTGCTGGACGGGGGTGTCGGGGAACTGGAGTTTGCGGAGGAGGAGGTCGCAGGCGGTTTCGCCGAGGGCTCGGCGGGGTGGGCAGACGGCGGTGAGAGGGACGACGGCGAGGGAGGCGGTGACGTCGTTGTAGGCGATCACGGCGAGGTCCTCGGGGACGCGGAGGCCCAGCTCCATCGCGCGTTCGACCAGGCTGGCGCCGTGTTCGTCGGAGTGCACCAGGACCGCGCGACTGCCGAAGGACTCGCACTCGGCCAGGAACGCGTCCAGCTGGCCGACCGCGCCCGGGTCGTCGCCGCGCATCGGGAGGTCGACGGGCGACAGGAACACCTCGACGCCGAGCGCCTTCGCCGCGGTCTCGATGCCGCGGCGCAGCCAGTACGCCGTGACGGTCGCCTGCAGGTTGACAGCGATCCGGCGGTGCCCGAGCGCCACGAAGTGCCGTAGCGCCAGCATCGCGCCGTACGCGTGGTCGGTGCGGACGTGGTCGTACTCGCGCGCCATCTGCGGGAAGCCGAACGCCCGCTCCATCAGCACGACCGGTACGTCGATGTCGTCCAGCCGCGAGTCGAACCGGTCCGCGTCGCCATCGCCGAGCGCGGTACTGATCAGCAACCCGGCGACGCCGATGCCGAGGACCTTGTCCAGCCGCTCGCGCTCCGTGGTCACGTCGTACCCGGAGACGCCGAGCACCAGGCGGGCGCCGTACCGGTCGGCCATCGCCTCGGCGCCGCGGATCACGTCGGAGTAGTACGACGCCGCGCTCGGTACGACGATGCCGATCGTCAGGCGGCTGCCGTGGCTCGCCTGATCGGCCGCGGCGGCCCCGATCGCGCCGCCGTGCACCCGGCGGAGCAGGCCGGCGGAGTCCAGTTCGGCCAGGTCCCGGCGTACTGTGATCGCGGAGACGCCCAGCTCGGCGACCAGGTCGGCCACCCGGAGCCGGCCGTGCCGGCGCAGGCTGCGCAGGATCAGCTCGTGGCGCTCCTGTGCAAGCATGCGGCCCCCTGGTCTTCTCGTGATTGTTCGTGATCATACGATCAGGGCCCGCCCGTACGGAACGAGGAGGCGACCGGTGGAGGAGAAGACCGGCCGGACGAACACCGTCCTGACGAAGCTGTCGGTCGTCGGCGACCTGCTGATGCTGCAACTGGTGTTCGTGGTGATCAGCCTGGGAATCCTGACGATCTTCCCGGCCGCGTTCGCGATGCAGCGCGTGGTGCCGGACGCGATCAGCCAGGACAGGCCGAAGCTGATGCGGCGGTTCTTCCGCGAGTTCCGGTGGGCGATGAAGCGGTTCTGGCTGCCCGGGTTCGGGCTGTGGACCGGTGGCCTGATGCTCGCGTTCGGCATTTCCTTCTGGGCGTACGCCGACGGACCGGCGCGGATCTTCGCGCTCGCGGTACTGATCCCGCTCACCGGACTGATCCTCGGGCTCTATCTCAGCGGCCTGGCGATCCTGCCGGACGCGCCGGAGACGGCCACGATGAAGACGCTGTTCCGGTCCGCCAACCTGTTCCTGTTGCGGCGGCCCCTCCCGGTGGCCGGTGGTGTCGTCGTGCTGCTCACCTGGTTCGCGCTGGCGTCACAGGTGCCGACACTGTTCCTTGTCGGCAGCGGACTGGTCCCGGCGCTCACGGCCTACACGCTCGCTCGGCCCCGTCGCGAAAAAACTTCTGAAGATGTGTCAATCTGAGGCCTCCCGGTTCGACGTAGAGGTGTAAGGCCACTACGACGGACTGCAAGGAGAACCAGAATGTACGCGACGACCGAGACCCTGGCGACGACGCCGGCCGCGCAGGGCGGCCGCTCGCGCTGGCTGGCCCTCTACACCCTCTGCGCGGGCATGTTGATGATCGTGCTCGACGTGACCGTGGTGAACGTGGCGCTGCCGGCCATCCAGGACGACCTTGGCTTCACCAACTCCTCGCTCGCCTGGGTGGTGAACGCGTACATGATCGCGTTCGGCGGCCTCCTGCTGCTGGCGGGCCGCCTCGGCGACCTCCTCGGCCGGCGGAACGTCTTCACCGCCGGATTGGTCGTCTTCACCGCCGCCTCGGTGCTGTGCGGCCTGGCCGGCTCGCAGGAGGTGCTGGTCATCGCACGCTTCATCCAGGGCGTGGGCGGCGCGCTGACCTCCGCCGTGATCCTGGGCATGATCGTGACGCTGTTCCCCGAGCCGCGGGAGCAGGCCAAGGCGATCGGCATGTACGCGTTCGTCGCGTCGGCCGGTGGGTCGATCGGCCTGCTGGCCGGCGGCGTCCTGACGCAGGCCATCAACTGGCACTGGATCTTCTTCGTGAACCTGCCCATCGGCGCGGCGACGATCGCACTGGCCGTGAAGCTGATCGAGAAGGACAAGGGCCTGGGGCTCGGCCGCGGCACCGACGTACCGGGTGCTGTGCTGATCACCGCGGCGCTGATGGTCGGCGTGTTCACCATCGTGGAGCCGGCAGCCGAGCTGGGTTGGACCGCACCGCAGACGCTGGTGCTGGCTGCTGTGACGCTGGTACTCCTCGCCGGCTTCATCGCTCGTGAGGCGACCGCCGCGACCCCGCTGGTTCCGCTGCGGATCTTCCGCTCCCGCACACTGACCGGTGCGAACCTGATCCAGGCACTGGCGGCGTCCGGGATGTTCGGCATCTTCTTCCTCGGCTCGCTGTACCTGCAGCGGGTGCTCGG includes:
- a CDS encoding LacI family DNA-binding transcriptional regulator translates to MLAQERHELILRSLRRHGRLRVADLVAELGVSAITVRRDLAELDSAGLLRRVHGGAIGAAAADQASHGSRLTIGIVVPSAASYYSDVIRGAEAMADRYGARLVLGVSGYDVTTERERLDKVLGIGVAGLLISTALGDGDADRFDSRLDDIDVPVVLMERAFGFPQMAREYDHVRTDHAYGAMLALRHFVALGHRRIAVNLQATVTAYWLRRGIETAAKALGVEVFLSPVDLPMRGDDPGAVGQLDAFLAECESFGSRAVLVHSDEHGASLVERAMELGLRVPEDLAVIAYNDVTASLAVVPLTAVCPPRRALGETACDLLLRKLQFPDTPVQHLSLLPTLKIRTSCGAPDR
- a CDS encoding DUF624 domain-containing protein; translated protein: MEEKTGRTNTVLTKLSVVGDLLMLQLVFVVISLGILTIFPAAFAMQRVVPDAISQDRPKLMRRFFREFRWAMKRFWLPGFGLWTGGLMLAFGISFWAYADGPARIFALAVLIPLTGLILGLYLSGLAILPDAPETATMKTLFRSANLFLLRRPLPVAGGVVVLLTWFALASQVPTLFLVGSGLVPALTAYTLARPRREKTSEDVSI
- a CDS encoding DHA2 family efflux MFS transporter permease subunit; translated protein: MYATTETLATTPAAQGGRSRWLALYTLCAGMLMIVLDVTVVNVALPAIQDDLGFTNSSLAWVVNAYMIAFGGLLLLAGRLGDLLGRRNVFTAGLVVFTAASVLCGLAGSQEVLVIARFIQGVGGALTSAVILGMIVTLFPEPREQAKAIGMYAFVASAGGSIGLLAGGVLTQAINWHWIFFVNLPIGAATIALAVKLIEKDKGLGLGRGTDVPGAVLITAALMVGVFTIVEPAAELGWTAPQTLVLAAVTLVLLAGFIAREATAATPLVPLRIFRSRTLTGANLIQALAASGMFGIFFLGSLYLQRVLGYDALEIGLAFLPTTAVMGLLSVRYSDKLVMRFGPRRPLIAGLSLIVVGLALFTQAPVGGNYVVHVLPVLVLLGLGGGVCFPALMGLSMSDVKPEDAGLASGLIGTMGQVGAALGLAVLATLAATRTAAVADTKPALDALTDGYHLSFAIAAAIVAAAVAIAVTVMRPAKQQAEVESGESDVVPEAA